The proteins below are encoded in one region of Dioscorea cayenensis subsp. rotundata cultivar TDr96_F1 chromosome 18, TDr96_F1_v2_PseudoChromosome.rev07_lg8_w22 25.fasta, whole genome shotgun sequence:
- the LOC120282627 gene encoding uncharacterized protein LOC120282627, translating to MEMQMQAVTTPQDSMGGGSREEGKRKTKWHGSVGGLVCAPREQVWTVVSQSSRLCDWMPMVENCTRLSGEEGVAGYVRLVSGFMFPQDDGDRSWIKERLLLMDPASFSYIYRMEASNVGLDGSVNSLQLIDYGDESTLVKWSFENDAVEGASEETFIDYLGFLYKSCINRIEGAGPSS from the exons ATGGAGATGCAGATGCAGGCAGTGACTACACCACAAGACAGCATG GGTGGTGGTAGTAGGGAAGAGGGAAAAAGGAAGACCAAGTGGCACGGATCAGTTGGTGGGCTTGTGTGTGCGCCTAGAGAGCAAGTGTGGACAGTAGTGTCGCAGAGCTCGAGACTATGTGATTGGATGCCAATGGTGGAGAATTGTACTAGACTTAGTGGAGAAGAAGGGGTGGCCGGCTATGTCCGCCTAGTCTCTGGGTTCATGTTCCCTCAAGATGATGGGGACCGGTCATGGATCAAGGAGAGGCTGCTTCTCATGGATCCTGCCTCATTTAGCTATATTTACAGGATGGAAGCCAGCAACGTGGGATTGGATGGCTCAGTAAATTCCCTGCAGCTCATTGATTACGGGGACGAGTCCACACTCGTCAAATGGTCATTTGAGAATGATGCAGTTGAAGGAGCATCCGAGGAGACCTTTATAGACTATTTGGGTTTTCTTTATAAGTCCTGCATCAATAGGATTGAAGGGGCCGGGCCATCTTCTTAA
- the LOC120282515 gene encoding protein OCTOPUS-like, producing MALQVDTSAHFLPPFHHAHLRPQQQQQQQHSLRRVPSTCDRHPDELVTGFCASCLRERLAGLEIRRNSTSSSSSSSAFKSLFVKSNPNAPLRRCKSFSCSRRDGIAASFEPQRKSCDVRGRSTLWSLFNQDDRLKEPGRDSFGVAGIENEAGCPNLGVPSFGIADPVHESREDDDGEEAEIRPADPEVVVETREEIVREEGLEEQAELKPMKDHIDLETQAKKPAPKDLKEIAGSFWMAASVFSKKLQKWRRKQKLKKQGSSKTGHGVPTEKPSNSRRFRDTQSEIAVDAFGRRSCDTDPRFSLDIGRFSLDYSWDEPRASWDGHLIGGRAPFHRVPPSMLSVIEDHPVPPAVQRTDGQIPVEEDSMMNPGGSAQTRDYYLDSSSQRRRRSLDRSNSVRKLSVELNEPKPLSNAKVSPAGAAELYHGYNNNGIRLERDARELSSNSLRDDCSESFESSYRYPCKEGEAAKKPKRWGKKWSIWGFIHWRSGGKGGDNAVGRSFSESWPELRRRGSNGRKVLRCNSNVSARHSFSSSSGSGRMMRSCVETNGGHGRKRRDEFVLERNRSARYSPSQGDNGMLRFYLTPMQSNWRNRALGKNRNTGSQFLARSMLQLY from the coding sequence ATGGCTCTCCAAGTTGATACCTCAGCCCATTTCCTCCCTCCCTTTCATCATGCCCACCTTCGACCacagcagcaacaacagcagcagcattCACTCCGCCGCGTCCCATCCACGTGTGACCGCCACCCGGACGAGCTTGTCACCGGCTTCTGCGCTTCATGTCTCCGTGAGCGCCTTGCAGGCCTTGAGATCCGACGTAACTccacttcctcttcttcatcctcctctGCTTTCAAGTCTCTCTTTGTCAAATCCAACCCAAACGCGCCGCTTCGCCGCTGCAAGTCCTTCTCTTGCTCTCGCCGTGACGGCATCGCCGCTTCCTTTGAGCCCCAGCGTAAGTCCTGCGACGTTCGGGGACGTAGCACACTCTGGTCACTGTTCAACCAGGACGACCGGCTCAAGGAGCCCGGCCGGGATTCTTTTGGTGTTGCTGGGATCGAGAACGAGGCCGGGTGCCCCAACTTGGGGGTCCCCAGCTTCGGCATTGCGGATCCCGTGCACGAGTCCCGcgaggatgatgatggtgaagaaGCTGAAATTAGGCCAGCAGATCCGGAGGTAGTGGTGGAAACTAGAGAGGAGATCGTGAGAGAAGAGGGGCTGGAAGAGCAGGCGGAGCTTAAGCCGATGAAGGACCATATCGATCTCGAAACGCAGGCGAAGAAACCAGCTCCCaaagacctcaaggaaatcGCTGGAAGCTTCTGGATGGCCGCCTCGGTCTTCAGCAAGAAGCTTCAGAAGTGGAGACGAAAACAGAAGCTCAAGAAGCAAGGAAGCTCTAAGACTGGCCATGGGGTTCCCACCGAGAAGCCTTCCAACTCTCGGAGGTTCCGGGACACGCAGTCAGAGATCGCCGTTGATGCTTTTGGCCGGAGATCCTGCGATACTGACCCGAGATTCTCTCTCGACATTGGCCGCTTCTCATTGGATTACTCATGGGATGAACCAAGGGCGTCGTGGGATGGCCACCTGATCGGGGGGCGAGCGCCATTTCATCGGGTTCCTCCTTCGATGCTCTCCGTCATCGAGGACCACCCTGTTCCCCCTGCCGTCCAGCGGACAGACGGACAGATTCCGGTGGAAGAGGACTCGATGATGAACCCCGGGGGGTCGGCGCAGACTCGGGACTACTACTTGGATTCTTCGTCTCAGCGCCGGAGACGAAGCCTGGATAGATCCAACTCTGTGAGAAAGTTATCTGTTGAGCTGAATGAGCCGAAGCCACTGTCGAATGCTAAGGTATCCCCTGCCGGCGCTGCAGAGCTGTACCATGGGTACAACAACAATGGGATTAGACTTGAAAGGGATGCAAGAGAGCTGAGCTCCAACTCTCTCCGGGATGACTGTTCAGAGAGTTTTGAATCATCGTACAGATACCCGTGCAAAGAGGGTGAGGCAGCGAAGAAGCCCAAGAGATGGGGCAAGAAGTGGAGCATCTGGGGGTTTATACACTGGCGAAGTGGTGGCAAAGGAGGAGATAATGCTGTTGGGAGGTCATTCTCAGAGTCATGGCCGGAGCTTCGGAGACGAGGTTCAAATGGGAGGAAAGTCCTGCGGTGTAACAGCAATGTGAGTGCAAGGCATTCTTTTAGCAGCAGCAGTGGGTCTGGAAGGATGATGAGGAGTTGTGTGGAGACCAATGGGGGGCATGGgagaaagagaagagatgaGTTTGTCTTGGAGAGGAATAGGAGTGCAAGGTACTCTCCAAGCCAAGGTGACAATGGAATGCTGAGGTTTTACCTGACTCCAATGCAAAGCAACTGGAGGAACAGAGCACTCGGGAAGAACAGGAATACTGGTTCTCAGTTCTTGGCAAGAAGCATGCTGCAATTGTACTAA
- the LOC120281619 gene encoding sedoheptulose-1,7-bisphosphatase, chloroplastic yields METGVASSAYRAAPSNILARQRSAAPCRSPSALRSHCLRPSSLFGESLRTTSSWARISTKSRAYSSLTTKCEIGDSLEEFLTKATPDKNLIRLLMSMGEALRTISFKVRTASCGGTACVNSFGDEQLAVDMLANNLLFEALQYSHVCKYACSEEVPELQDMGGPVEGGFSVAFDPLDGSSIVDTNFTVGTIFGVWPGDKLTGVTGRDQVAAAMGIYGPRTTYIIALKDCPGTHEFLLLDEGKWQHVKDTTSIGEGKIFSPGNLRATADNPAYSNLINYYVKEKYTLRYTGGMVPDVNQIIVKEKGIFTNVTSPSSKAKLRLLFEVAPLGFLIEKAGGHSSDGEQSVLDKVITSLDERTQVAYGSKNEIIRFEETLYGSSRLKAGEPVGAAA; encoded by the exons ATGGAGACTGGAGTGGCGAGCTCTGCTTACAGGGCAGCACCAAGTAATATTTTGGCTCGGCAGCGATCTGCCGCACCGTGCCGTTCTCCTTCAGCCCTGCGCTCACAC TGCCTTAGGCCGAGTTCACTCTTTGGTGAATCATTGAGAACAACGTCTTCATGGGCAAGGATCTCTACCAAGTCCAGGGCTTATTCTTCTCTCACTACCAAGTGCGAAATCGGAGATAGTCTT GAGGAATTCCTGACAAAAGCGACTCCGGATAAGAACTTGATCAGGCTGCTAATGAGCATGGGTGAAGCACTGAGGACCATCTCCTTCAAAGTCAGGACAGCATCTTGTGGAGGGACTGCATGCGTTAACTCATTCGGAGATGAACAGCTTGCTGTAGACATGCTTGCAAACAATCTCCTTTTTGAG GCTTTGCAATACTCCCACGTTTGCAAGTATGCTTGCTCTGAGGAAGTCCCTGAGCTTCAGGACATGGGTGGACCAGTGGAGg GTGGCTTCAGCGTGGCATTTGATCCCCTTGATGGCTCCAGCATTGTTGACACAAACTTCACAGTAGGCACCATATTTGGTGTTTGGCCTGGTGATAAACTTACAGGTGTGACTGGAAGGGATCAAGTTGCCGCGGCTATGGGCATATATGGTCCTCGTACCACTTACATTATTGCTCTTAAAGATTGCCCCGGAACTCACGAATTCCTCCTCCTCGATGAAG GCAAATGGCAGCATGTCAAAGATACAACATCAATCGGCGAGGGCAAGATCTTTTCTCCAGGAAATCTCAGGGCAACGGCTGACAACCCTGCCTATAGTAAT CTGATCAACTATTATGTGAAAGAGAAGTACACATTGCGTTACACAGGAGGAATGGTGCCCGATGTCAATCAG ATCATAGTAAAAGAGAAAGGAATCTTCACCAATGTAACTTCTCCAAGTTCCAAAGCTAAGCTCAGGCTGTTGTTCGAAGTGGCTCCTCTGGGATTTCTAATTGAGAAAGCCGGAGGGCATAGCAGCGACGGCGAACAATCAGTTTTAGACAAGGTAATTACTAGCCTTGACGAGAGGACTCAGGTTGCCTATGGATCCAAAAATGAAATTATCAGATTTGAGGAGACTCTCTATGGTTCTTCAAGACTCAAGGCTGGTGAACCTGTTGGAGCTGCTGCCTGA